Proteins from a genomic interval of Thermoanaerobacterium thermosaccharolyticum DSM 571:
- the ffh gene encoding signal recognition particle protein: MAFESLTGKLQDIFKKLRGKGKLSEKDVKEAMKEVKIALLEADVNFKVVKEFINTVTEKSLGQEVMESLTPAQHVIKIVNDELTALMGSKESKINFSDKPPTIIMMVGLQGSGKTTTSGKLANYLKSKGKNPVLVACDIYRPAAIKQLQVVGSSINVPVFSMGDKTTPVDIAKGAVDFAKNNNYNVVIIDTAGRLHIDEELMDELKNIKDAVNPNEILLVVDAMTGQDVVNVAESFNEKLDIDGVILTKLDGDTRGGAALSVKAVTHKPIKFIASGEKLTDIEVFHPDRMASRILGMGDVLSLIEKAQSQIDEKKALELQKKILEQQFSFDDFLEQLQGLKNMGPIDQLFSMIPGVNMSKLKGVNVSDKAIKRIEAIIQSMTKEERQNPSIINGSRKKRIAAGSGTSIQQVNSLIKQFEQTRKMMKQFTDLGKNMKIGKRRMPFFR; encoded by the coding sequence ATGGCTTTTGAGAGTCTTACTGGAAAGCTTCAGGATATATTTAAAAAGCTTAGAGGTAAAGGAAAGTTAAGTGAAAAAGATGTAAAAGAAGCGATGAAGGAAGTCAAAATAGCACTTCTAGAAGCTGATGTCAATTTTAAAGTTGTTAAAGAATTTATAAATACTGTTACTGAAAAGTCTTTAGGACAAGAGGTAATGGAAAGCCTTACGCCTGCGCAGCATGTCATAAAGATCGTCAATGATGAATTGACAGCTTTGATGGGCTCTAAAGAAAGCAAGATTAATTTCAGCGATAAGCCTCCGACAATTATTATGATGGTTGGGTTGCAAGGTTCCGGTAAGACGACGACAAGTGGCAAACTTGCTAATTATTTAAAATCTAAAGGTAAAAATCCCGTTCTTGTTGCATGTGATATATATAGACCGGCAGCCATTAAACAGCTTCAAGTTGTCGGATCATCTATCAATGTACCGGTGTTTTCTATGGGTGACAAAACGACACCTGTTGATATTGCAAAAGGTGCTGTTGACTTTGCCAAAAACAATAATTATAATGTTGTAATAATTGATACGGCTGGAAGACTTCATATCGATGAAGAACTTATGGATGAGCTTAAAAATATAAAAGATGCTGTAAATCCAAATGAGATACTTCTGGTTGTGGACGCAATGACTGGTCAAGATGTCGTCAATGTGGCAGAGTCATTTAATGAAAAGCTTGATATAGACGGTGTTATATTAACAAAACTGGATGGCGATACGAGAGGTGGTGCAGCATTATCAGTAAAGGCTGTTACACATAAGCCTATTAAATTTATAGCATCGGGAGAGAAGTTAACTGATATAGAAGTATTTCATCCCGACAGAATGGCATCAAGGATTTTGGGCATGGGCGATGTCCTGAGTTTAATTGAAAAAGCTCAGTCCCAAATAGATGAAAAAAAAGCATTAGAGCTTCAAAAAAAGATTTTAGAGCAGCAGTTTTCTTTCGATGATTTCCTTGAGCAGCTGCAGGGGCTGAAAAATATGGGTCCGATAGATCAGCTGTTTTCTATGATACCTGGTGTAAATATGTCAAAATTAAAGGGTGTAAATGTAAGTGATAAGGCTATAAAAAGAATTGAAGCAATAATTCAATCAATGACTAAGGAAGAAAGACAAAATCCTTCTATCATCAATGGCAGCAGAAAAAAGAGGATAGCTGCAGGCAGTGGTACATCCATTCAACAAGTAAATAGTCTGATAAAGCAATTTGAGCAGACTAGAAAAATGATGAAGCAGTTTACGGATTTAGGCAAAAACATGAAAATTGGCAAAAGAAGAATGCCATTTTTCAGATAA
- the rpsP gene encoding 30S ribosomal protein S16: protein MAVKIRLKRMGAKKSPFYRFVVADSRSPRDGRFIDEIGYYNPVSNPKEIKIDSEKAIKWLKVGAQPSDTVRALFKKEGIFDKINN, encoded by the coding sequence GTGGCAGTTAAGATTAGGTTAAAAAGAATGGGAGCTAAAAAATCTCCATTTTATAGATTTGTTGTGGCTGATTCAAGGTCTCCACGTGATGGTAGATTTATAGACGAAATTGGCTATTATAACCCAGTATCAAATCCAAAAGAAATAAAAATTGATTCAGAAAAAGCTATAAAATGGTTAAAAGTTGGAGCACAGCCATCTGACACGGTTAGGGCTCTATTCAAAAAAGAAGGTATATTTGATAAAATTAATAATTAA
- the rimM gene encoding ribosome maturation factor RimM (Essential for efficient processing of 16S rRNA): MDDYLSVGKITSAYGVNGEVKVFPLTDHLDRFYDLDYVYIFEETGKTSLNVETVRFIKNLVIVKFKEINDRNEAEKLKGKLIKIKRDNAVKLDDDEYFIKDLLNMKVYTDDQKELGILKDVLKTGANDVYVVKTDERDILIPAIKDVIKKVDIKERKMTVHLLEGL; this comes from the coding sequence ATGGATGATTATTTATCCGTAGGTAAGATAACATCTGCATACGGTGTAAATGGAGAAGTAAAAGTTTTTCCTCTTACAGATCATTTAGATAGATTTTATGATTTAGACTATGTTTATATATTTGAGGAAACAGGTAAAACTTCTTTAAATGTTGAAACAGTCAGATTTATAAAAAATCTTGTGATTGTAAAATTTAAAGAAATAAATGATAGAAATGAAGCAGAAAAATTAAAAGGCAAGTTGATAAAGATAAAAAGAGACAATGCTGTAAAGCTGGATGATGATGAATATTTTATCAAAGACTTGCTAAACATGAAAGTATATACAGATGATCAAAAAGAATTAGGCATATTAAAGGATGTATTAAAAACCGGTGCAAATGATGTCTATGTTGTAAAAACCGATGAGAGAGATATTTTGATACCTGCCATAAAAGATGTAATAAAAAAGGTTGACATTAAAGAGCGTAAAATGACAGTCCACCTTTTGGAGGGACTATAA
- a CDS encoding ABC transporter ATP-binding protein, translated as MSILETVKLTKIYGKGDNKVEALKEVSVSIEKGKFTTIIGPSGSGKSTLLHCMAGLDVPTSGEVLLNGENIFNLSEEKLSILRRRNFGFVFQSFNLIPVIDVYENITLPVSLDNKKIDKDYISEIIEILGLESKIKSFPNELSGGQQQRVAIARALSNKPDIIFADEPTGNLDSKTADEVMKFFKLCVEKFGQTLIMVTHNKDIAASADVCITIQDGKILSYLNN; from the coding sequence ATGAGCATATTAGAGACAGTAAAATTGACTAAGATATACGGTAAAGGTGACAATAAAGTAGAGGCTTTAAAGGAAGTATCAGTTTCTATAGAAAAGGGAAAATTCACTACTATAATAGGCCCCAGCGGTTCAGGTAAGAGTACGCTGCTTCACTGCATGGCAGGACTAGATGTGCCTACATCAGGTGAAGTATTATTAAATGGTGAGAATATATTTAATCTATCAGAAGAAAAACTTTCGATACTGAGAAGGCGAAACTTCGGATTTGTATTTCAAAGCTTTAACCTTATACCAGTTATAGACGTGTATGAAAATATAACATTGCCAGTATCATTAGATAATAAAAAAATAGATAAGGACTACATATCGGAAATAATAGAAATTTTAGGACTAGAGAGCAAGATAAAAAGCTTTCCAAATGAACTCTCAGGAGGACAGCAGCAAAGAGTAGCAATAGCAAGGGCACTATCAAACAAACCAGATATAATATTTGCAGATGAACCAACAGGTAATTTAGACAGTAAAACAGCGGATGAAGTGATGAAATTCTTTAAACTCTGTGTAGAAAAATTTGGACAGACTTTGATTATGGTAACTCATAATAAAGATATAGCAGCATCAGCAGATGTATGCATAACAATACAAGATGGCAAGATTCTAAGCTACTTGAACAATTAG
- a CDS encoding ABC transporter permease: MKVYIHLALAYLKKQRGRTIALVLGVALAVMLVFGTNVIFESQSRNQLANIYKMYGTYQGIFTNLNKDLTEKIKNDKDVSKSAVAANLGNLVTDNGISMILNSTDKDYIEMSGYTLIKGHLPNKQGEIVLESQALKKMGLKEKLGETINFKIKREYKDENGLNQIYMENKSFKLVGILDKPKQYYEGYYSLRGFTYFKEGENNVLPDNLITYEEIVKLKSNANLSGKLNQIRERYNIGRQDYEVNSQLIAALNDFSAQSTNAFTYQFNILIVITAILLIYNMFNISLIDMIKQIGMMRAIGSSKKQVRLIIGFQSLFILIIGLVLGLLMGIAFSYFGIKLYSFVSTNIDVSESSVYISMKNVWNAVKVGALTVIVSSIIPIWISGMISPIEAMRKSDRSGGKQRNRGYHKFIKKISGITGEMAYKNVWRNKWRTIIIVVSVAMAGYLFINDIAVVNKESLISAMSITITNMQDNDFKLSFGTNTEPYFTGYTNDDVKAISQIEGVKKVGTKVSMIGFLESDVNDLDNDFKKYNGISNTNKNVETTIEVKGYDDDQLQGFKKYIDKGYMSSLNNSSDKYPNAVVYNYYYDILNNHKLEGIRKDLNVGDIITIRIPVAKGDKITYEEQNVRVGALLKQEWIFRGDSTRGRYMEVILPQKYLMTISGKSTYEQISVQSKPGKDTYVYNRINKILENKPFAEMESKLSYIETYKNFGTRKLKSDFLIVSLILLIAGMNVYNTLKTNLLIRTNEFSTLRAIGMTVKQLKSMIIKESIIYGLLSSIIAALIGGYRVYRFYKMLNEDYSHGFGATHLPQFKFPVIPILLYSAIVIVICILSSYVSAKKVEKLNIVEGLNITE; the protein is encoded by the coding sequence ATGAAGGTATATATACATTTAGCATTAGCATATCTGAAAAAACAAAGAGGAAGGACGATTGCTTTAGTATTAGGTGTCGCCTTGGCAGTAATGCTTGTATTTGGTACTAACGTTATATTTGAAAGCCAGAGCAGAAACCAGCTTGCTAATATTTACAAAATGTATGGAACATATCAGGGCATATTTACTAATCTAAATAAAGACTTGACTGAGAAAATAAAAAATGATAAAGACGTAAGTAAATCTGCAGTAGCAGCTAATCTAGGAAATCTTGTTACTGATAATGGTATTTCAATGATATTAAATTCAACAGACAAAGACTACATAGAAATGAGTGGATACACTCTTATAAAAGGACATTTACCTAATAAACAAGGAGAAATAGTATTAGAATCACAGGCTTTAAAAAAGATGGGACTTAAAGAAAAGCTGGGTGAGACAATAAATTTTAAAATCAAAAGGGAATATAAAGATGAAAACGGCCTGAACCAAATATACATGGAAAACAAGTCCTTCAAATTGGTGGGGATATTAGATAAGCCCAAACAATATTATGAGGGGTACTATTCACTGAGAGGATTTACATACTTTAAAGAAGGCGAAAATAATGTATTGCCTGACAATCTTATAACATATGAGGAAATTGTTAAGCTAAAATCAAATGCAAACCTGTCGGGAAAATTAAATCAAATAAGAGAAAGGTACAATATAGGGAGACAGGACTATGAAGTAAATAGCCAGCTAATAGCAGCCCTTAATGATTTTAGTGCTCAAAGCACAAATGCTTTTACATATCAGTTTAATATATTGATAGTAATTACAGCGATTCTTCTTATATATAACATGTTTAACATATCTTTAATAGACATGATAAAACAAATAGGTATGATGAGGGCTATAGGGTCGTCAAAGAAACAAGTGAGACTGATAATAGGATTTCAAAGCTTATTTATTCTCATCATTGGATTAGTTCTTGGTCTTTTGATGGGAATTGCATTTTCCTACTTTGGAATTAAACTGTATAGCTTTGTATCTACTAATATAGATGTATCAGAATCATCAGTATACATAAGCATGAAAAACGTATGGAATGCTGTAAAAGTTGGAGCCTTAACTGTCATAGTTTCAAGCATAATACCGATATGGATATCAGGCATGATATCACCAATAGAAGCTATGAGAAAGAGCGATAGATCAGGTGGAAAGCAAAGAAATAGAGGATACCATAAGTTTATAAAAAAGATATCTGGTATAACAGGTGAGATGGCATATAAAAATGTGTGGAGAAATAAGTGGAGGACTATAATAATAGTTGTATCAGTAGCAATGGCAGGATATTTATTTATAAATGATATCGCAGTTGTTAATAAGGAAAGTTTAATTAGTGCAATGTCTATTACAATTACTAACATGCAGGATAATGATTTTAAACTATCATTTGGTACAAATACAGAACCTTATTTTACAGGTTATACAAATGATGATGTAAAAGCCATATCTCAGATAGAAGGAGTGAAAAAAGTAGGTACAAAAGTATCTATGATAGGGTTTTTAGAATCTGATGTAAATGATTTAGATAATGACTTTAAAAAGTACAATGGAATTTCAAATACAAATAAAAATGTGGAAACAACGATAGAAGTAAAAGGCTATGATGATGATCAGTTGCAGGGATTTAAGAAGTATATAGATAAAGGGTACATGTCATCACTGAATAATTCATCAGATAAATATCCAAATGCAGTTGTGTATAACTATTATTATGATATTTTAAATAACCATAAGCTCGAAGGAATTAGAAAAGATTTAAATGTAGGTGATATCATAACCATAAGGATTCCTGTTGCCAAAGGTGATAAGATAACATATGAAGAGCAAAATGTCAGAGTAGGTGCACTACTAAAACAGGAATGGATATTTAGAGGGGATAGTACGCGAGGAAGGTATATGGAGGTAATACTTCCTCAGAAATACTTAATGACCATTTCAGGGAAAAGTACATATGAACAGATCAGTGTGCAGTCTAAACCGGGAAAGGATACTTATGTGTATAATAGAATAAACAAGATTTTAGAGAATAAGCCATTTGCAGAAATGGAAAGTAAGCTAAGCTATATTGAGACATATAAAAACTTTGGTACTCGAAAATTAAAATCCGATTTTTTGATTGTATCACTAATACTGCTAATAGCAGGCATGAATGTATATAATACGCTAAAAACCAACTTATTGATACGTACAAATGAGTTTTCCACACTTAGAGCAATAGGCATGACAGTCAAGCAGCTTAAAAGCATGATAATAAAAGAATCGATTATTTATGGCCTTTTAAGCAGCATAATAGCGGCTTTAATAGGTGGATATAGAGTTTATAGATTTTATAAAATGCTAAATGAAGACTATAGCCATGGATTTGGTGCTACTCATTTGCCTCAATTTAAATTTCCGGTTATACCAATACTATTGTACAGTGCTATAGTTATAGTTATATGCATATTGTCATCTTATGTATCTGCAAAGAAAGTAGAAAAGCTTAATATAGTAGAAGGCTTAAATATAACCGAATAA
- the ylxM gene encoding YlxM family DNA-binding protein, producing the protein MNTDFVEMNVLFDFYGSLLTGKQMDIFKMYYMDDYSLGEISQELNISRQGVYDSLKRAESVLRFYEEKLGLVKKYNIESERINKIKFIIDKAKNDISDEKALKVLDDIQKELEGIEL; encoded by the coding sequence ATGAATACAGATTTTGTGGAAATGAATGTTTTATTTGATTTTTACGGCTCGCTACTTACAGGTAAACAGATGGATATATTTAAAATGTATTATATGGATGACTATTCATTAGGCGAGATATCGCAGGAGCTTAATATTTCGAGACAGGGTGTTTACGATTCGCTCAAAAGGGCCGAGAGTGTATTAAGATTTTACGAAGAAAAGTTGGGACTTGTCAAAAAGTACAATATTGAAAGTGAGAGAATAAATAAAATAAAGTTCATCATAGATAAAGCTAAAAATGATATTTCAGATGAAAAAGCTTTAAAAGTTTTAGACGACATACAAAAAGAGCTAGAGGGAATAGAATTGTAA
- the rplS gene encoding 50S ribosomal protein L19: MNLIDIVEKEQLREVPQFNVGDTVRVHYKVIEGDKERIQVFEGVVIKRSGGSLRENFTVRRISYGVGVERTFPLHSPRIEKIEVVRKGKVRRAKLYYVRDRVGKAAKIQEKK; this comes from the coding sequence ATGAATTTAATTGATATTGTTGAAAAAGAACAATTGAGAGAAGTACCTCAGTTTAATGTAGGAGATACTGTAAGAGTACATTATAAAGTTATTGAAGGTGACAAGGAAAGAATACAGGTCTTTGAAGGAGTTGTGATTAAAAGAAGCGGTGGCTCACTGAGAGAGAATTTTACTGTAAGACGTATTTCTTATGGTGTTGGTGTAGAAAGAACATTTCCACTTCACTCACCTAGAATTGAAAAGATAGAAGTAGTAAGAAAAGGCAAAGTAAGAAGAGCTAAACTTTATTATGTAAGAGATAGAGTTGGTAAAGCTGCTAAAATTCAAGAGAAAAAGTAA
- the ylqF gene encoding ribosome biogenesis GTPase YlqF, producing the protein MYQWYPGHMAKTKRLIEENLKIVDIVYELIDARIPKSSRNPLIDELVKNKKRLILLNKADLSDSAVNKMWNEYFKKLGIASLNINSLNSSSIKEIYELTLKECSNIIDRKRQKGIKAKLRAMIVGIPNVGKSTLINSLSKTKSAKTGNKPGVTKAKQWIRTPYFDLLDTPGILWPKFEDEHVGIMLALTAAIKDELLNHEELAFSLLKILKQEYPELLMQRYKIQNIDIDLYDLLREIGKMRGCLSSGGHIDTERTSKIIVEDFRTGKLGKISLERPD; encoded by the coding sequence ATGTATCAATGGTATCCAGGCCATATGGCAAAAACGAAGCGTTTAATTGAAGAAAATTTAAAAATAGTCGATATTGTGTATGAATTAATTGATGCAAGAATTCCTAAAAGTAGCAGAAACCCTCTTATAGATGAATTGGTAAAAAATAAAAAACGACTTATTCTGCTTAATAAAGCTGACTTATCTGATTCTGCTGTTAATAAAATGTGGAATGAATATTTTAAAAAGCTAGGGATTGCAAGCCTTAATATAAATTCATTGAATAGCAGCAGTATTAAAGAAATATATGAATTGACTTTAAAAGAATGTAGCAATATAATAGATAGAAAAAGACAAAAGGGAATAAAGGCCAAATTAAGGGCAATGATAGTGGGTATACCTAATGTGGGCAAATCAACACTTATAAATTCGCTATCAAAAACAAAAAGTGCAAAGACAGGCAATAAACCAGGGGTAACAAAAGCAAAACAGTGGATACGGACTCCTTACTTTGATTTGTTGGACACGCCTGGAATACTGTGGCCAAAATTTGAAGATGAGCATGTTGGAATTATGCTGGCATTGACAGCTGCAATTAAAGATGAATTGTTGAACCATGAAGAATTGGCATTTAGTTTACTAAAAATTTTAAAACAAGAGTATCCAGAGCTTTTGATGCAAAGATATAAGATTCAAAATATTGACATTGATTTGTATGACTTATTAAGAGAAATAGGCAAAATGAGAGGCTGTTTATCGTCTGGTGGGCATATTGATACGGAGCGTACATCAAAAATTATTGTAGAAGATTTTCGCACAGGCAAACTTGGGAAGATATCTCTTGAAAGGCCTGATTAG
- a CDS encoding SpoIID/LytB domain-containing protein, translated as MKRTVTFLIVVCMLVLSLSSAFAVSVNDKVDNSQTVVNLLVDSINKGDWKTYVDLQANINREGIQGFINDADNAKNGLGIFNVKSAKIKEMKALSDDVVAQLTNLSQYKQQYNEVQAYLVGIDYRVKKENKYFFNGVNYNLVVLGKEADNWKVIEMSDAPLEILIPAGYGFGSEDEKEALKIIKARINGDIVNKEGKLIESNKASYRGIQIEKGINSADIQEAPMGVLSTGDHVRPDYIRVYHDRSSSDPNYHKTISTDFYYYVKNVLPNEWYSTWPSESLKAGAMAVKMYGWYHVYHPKWPSLNADVKDTTADQVFIDNTEVSSTTTAINNVGGVGLENSSGAVFETQYLAGTQGQPGTQSSGKMSQWGTKYWADQGTKTYIQMCHYYYDNSDKSSGAIATFSY; from the coding sequence ATGAAACGTACAGTTACATTTTTGATAGTAGTATGTATGCTCGTATTAAGTCTCTCATCCGCATTTGCAGTAAGTGTTAATGATAAAGTTGATAACTCTCAGACAGTTGTCAATTTGCTTGTCGATTCAATCAACAAAGGCGATTGGAAAACTTATGTTGATCTACAGGCAAATATAAATCGAGAAGGTATTCAAGGGTTTATCAATGACGCTGATAATGCAAAGAATGGGTTGGGTATATTTAATGTAAAATCAGCAAAAATTAAGGAAATGAAAGCCCTTTCAGATGATGTGGTTGCCCAATTAACTAATCTATCCCAGTATAAACAGCAGTATAATGAAGTTCAGGCATATTTGGTTGGGATAGATTACAGAGTAAAAAAAGAGAACAAATATTTCTTCAATGGAGTAAATTATAACTTAGTAGTGTTGGGCAAGGAAGCCGACAATTGGAAAGTAATTGAAATGTCAGATGCTCCATTGGAAATACTTATACCCGCTGGTTATGGATTTGGCAGCGAAGATGAGAAGGAAGCACTGAAAATAATTAAAGCTCGAATCAATGGTGATATTGTTAATAAAGAAGGAAAGCTTATTGAAAGTAATAAAGCCAGTTACCGCGGCATTCAAATTGAAAAAGGAATAAACTCTGCAGATATACAAGAAGCTCCAATGGGAGTGTTATCAACAGGCGATCACGTACGTCCTGATTACATAAGGGTTTATCATGATCGTTCTTCATCGGATCCCAATTACCACAAAACAATAAGTACAGATTTCTACTATTATGTAAAAAACGTACTTCCCAATGAATGGTATTCAACTTGGCCTTCGGAATCGTTAAAAGCAGGTGCAATGGCTGTTAAAATGTACGGCTGGTATCATGTTTACCATCCAAAGTGGCCTTCGCTTAATGCTGACGTAAAAGATACAACAGCAGACCAAGTGTTTATTGATAATACAGAGGTAAGTTCCACTACAACTGCAATAAATAATGTTGGAGGCGTAGGGTTAGAAAATTCAAGTGGAGCTGTTTTTGAAACACAATACTTGGCAGGTACACAAGGACAGCCTGGAACACAAAGCTCAGGTAAAATGTCTCAATGGGGGACAAAATATTGGGCTGACCAGGGAACAAAAACTTATATTCAAATGTGCCACTATTACTACGATAACTCTGATAAGTCATCGGGTGCAATAGCGACATTCTCGTATTAA
- a CDS encoding KH domain-containing protein — translation MGELVKFIAKSLVDNPDAVQINEIEGEQSIIIELKVAPEDMGKVIGKQGRIAKAIRTVVKAAATKEKKRVVVEII, via the coding sequence ATGGGCGAATTGGTAAAGTTCATTGCAAAATCTCTTGTTGACAATCCTGATGCAGTGCAGATTAATGAAATTGAAGGCGAGCAGTCAATAATCATAGAGTTAAAAGTTGCACCAGAAGACATGGGAAAAGTTATTGGAAAACAAGGGAGAATTGCAAAAGCTATTAGAACAGTTGTTAAAGCGGCTGCAACAAAGGAAAAGAAGCGCGTTGTTGTAGAAATAATTTAG
- the trmD gene encoding tRNA (guanosine(37)-N1)-methyltransferase TrmD encodes MIFNVLTIFPDMFEGILRNSILKRAIERDLIKVNLVNIRDYSKDRHKKTDDYPYGGGYGMVMMVQPIYDAINAVKSSKDMPVFYMGPKGKKFDQKKAVEISRYDEIILLCGHYEGIDERAYSVIDEEISMGDFIMTGGEIAAMAVIDSVSRLIHGVLPQDESFMDESFYNGLLEYPQYTRPENFNGMEVPKVLLSGNHAEIAKWRRQKSLELTLNLRPDLLDKKYLTKQDIDYLMQIGYSDI; translated from the coding sequence ATGATATTCAATGTTTTGACGATTTTCCCTGATATGTTTGAAGGAATACTTAGAAATAGCATTTTAAAAAGGGCTATTGAAAGAGATTTGATTAAAGTAAATTTGGTTAATATCAGGGACTATTCAAAGGATAGACATAAAAAAACGGATGATTACCCATATGGTGGCGGGTATGGCATGGTTATGATGGTTCAACCAATATACGATGCAATTAATGCTGTCAAATCATCTAAAGATATGCCGGTTTTTTATATGGGCCCTAAGGGGAAAAAGTTTGATCAGAAAAAAGCTGTAGAAATTTCAAGATATGATGAAATAATACTATTGTGTGGACATTATGAAGGAATTGACGAGAGGGCGTACTCAGTGATAGATGAAGAGATATCAATGGGAGATTTCATCATGACTGGTGGCGAAATAGCTGCAATGGCAGTTATTGATTCTGTATCAAGGTTGATACACGGTGTTTTGCCACAAGATGAAAGTTTTATGGATGAGTCTTTCTATAACGGTTTACTAGAATATCCTCAATATACGCGACCAGAAAATTTTAACGGTATGGAAGTGCCTAAAGTGTTACTGTCTGGTAATCATGCGGAGATAGCTAAATGGAGAAGACAGAAGTCTTTAGAACTTACATTAAATTTACGCCCTGATCTCTTGGACAAGAAATATTTAACCAAACAAGATATTGATTATCTTATGCAAATAGGGTATTCAGATATTTGA
- a CDS encoding LuxR C-terminal-related transcriptional regulator: MGNMQIYDEILHSYKRCVEAGLTSSIAHPAIISRGNDLQIRLKKNMTLIETFKNVVGNILRSLKDKYIFLLTDDEGYLLDTMCHEKILCHINFDCSIGISFKEEAIGTNAISMAMKLKRLVYLEPQYHYCDILKKWHCIAAPIIVDEKIIGYLDVSTIEKDMTEEMNVVVELLSDKIANEYKNCLKNSELVNKNIDFTDKQIKILIMLAKGYKELTISRELGIKPVTVKYHKKKIIEKLCVKSIQEAIVEATKLNLIDIE, translated from the coding sequence ATGGGAAATATGCAAATATATGATGAAATACTTCATTCATACAAAAGATGCGTAGAAGCAGGGCTTACAAGTTCGATTGCACATCCTGCAATAATTTCAAGAGGAAATGATTTGCAAATCAGATTAAAGAAAAATATGACATTAATTGAGACATTTAAAAATGTTGTTGGCAATATTTTAAGGAGCTTAAAGGATAAATACATATTTTTATTAACTGACGATGAAGGATATCTTTTGGATACGATGTGTCATGAGAAAATCCTATGTCACATCAATTTTGACTGTTCAATTGGCATATCTTTTAAAGAAGAAGCCATAGGTACAAATGCCATATCAATGGCGATGAAACTAAAAAGATTAGTATATTTGGAACCCCAGTATCATTATTGTGACATTCTAAAAAAATGGCATTGCATTGCTGCTCCAATAATTGTAGATGAAAAAATAATAGGATATTTAGATGTTTCAACGATAGAAAAAGATATGACAGAAGAAATGAATGTGGTTGTCGAATTGCTTTCAGATAAAATTGCCAATGAATATAAAAACTGTTTAAAGAATTCTGAACTAGTAAACAAAAATATAGATTTTACAGACAAACAAATAAAAATATTGATAATGCTTGCAAAAGGCTATAAAGAATTGACAATATCAAGAGAACTTGGGATTAAACCAGTTACTGTAAAATATCATAAGAAGAAAATAATTGAGAAACTATGTGTAAAAAGCATTCAAGAAGCAATAGTAGAGGCAACAAAGTTAAATTTAATAGATATTGAATAA